The nucleotide window TCCGAAACCGACGACGATCGGGTTGTCGAGGACGAATCCACGGGGTCGGTCGACATTGATCGCATCGGCCACGACCGCAAGCCACAGCGGCCGACGCGTGCGCCCGGCGAGTGGCCGACCGACCCCGACGAGGACGGGGCGACGGCGGACGATACCGACGACGCCGGCTCGCTCGCCGACGGTGGTGCGGCCGTCGCCAGCTGGCCCGAGACGGACGAGCCCGAGGCAGTTGCCGACGACGAGGCCGAAGCGACGACTCGTGGAAAGCGCCAGAGCCGCCGGCCGGGCGATACGCTTTCGTGTGGCTCGTGTCGGTTCACCAATCTCGTCGCCGATTCGCCGCTACGAGCGGGCGACATCTGCCCCGACTGCGGCAGCGGCTATCTGGCGTGGGAGACGCGAAAGGGGTAAATTCACCCCTCGCAAAGCTGGCGTCCATGCGTGAGTACAAGATGCGCCGCGGCGAGCACCTGGACGAGCGAATTCCCGACATGGAAACGACCGTTGAGGAGTATTTCGGCCCGCCGACAGCGACCAAGGAATACGAGGGGAGCGACCTCTACGTGGTCGAAGACCCCGAGAACGCGGTCTTCGAGCGTATCGTCGCCGGCACGGTCGAATACGGCTCGAAGAAGGACACTCTCGCCGTGCATTTCGAGGAACGACCCGCCGAGGAGGTCATCGCCGAGGGCAACGCCGACGCCGCCGCGGACGCGGTGGACGCGAAAAACGATTTCCTGCTCGAAGCGACCGGGCGGGACGCGAAAAGCCGCCGCGAGTCGATGAAACGCACGGTTGAGGACGACGCGGAAACGCCCGATAACGTCTGAGGCCGTCTCGGAAGGGTTGCGTTCGTACAGCGTTATTACTATGGGCGACGAGTGGCATCCATGCTGACGACGCCGATGCGACGAACGGTCGTCGCTTCATTGATCGTGCTGCTCGTGTTCTCCGCCGGCTGTTCGCAACTCACCGAAGATCCGATCGAGCGAGAAACCACCGATGCAGTCTTGGAGGGGACGGCAACGCCCGATCCGTCCGCCGCGACCACGACAGTGGAAACCGCGACGGCTGCGGCGACGGCCACAGCGAGTCCGACGGCTGTTGCGACGGAGACACCGACTGAAACGCCCACCGCAACACCGACGGAGACGGCGACATCCACGCCGACACGAACCGAGACGACCACTCGGACAGCAACACCGACCGAGACGCCTACCGCAACGCCGACAGCGACCGAGACAGCGACACCGACGGCAACTGAAACGCCGACAGCGACGACCTCCGCAACGACGACGTCGGACAATCGCAAGGTGCTCGTCATCGAGGCGGCGGGCGATGGAGCGTCATCCTACGAAACGGTCTTCGACGGCTCCGCGAAGTACGGCCCCGAGGCCGACCGATCGGGTGAAGCCGACCATCCCGATGACATTCGCCGGATCGACGCCGAACCGTACATCACGATCAACGGCTACGTCGGCGACGGTGGCTCCGATTCGTACTACGTCACTGGTTACTACGGATCGCTCGAAAACAAGGGCGACGTGCCGCTGAAGGTCTATTACGACGGCGAACTCTGTATGACCGTCGAGCCACATTCGAGCGATTCCTGTACCCCGTAGCTGCATCGACGGCGATCACTGGTTGCTATCGATGTCGAGAAAGAGAAGCAGCTCGGCGTTACCCCTGACGACGGGTGGCTATTTGGTCGGATAGTGAGGACAGTCGCCATCGGTCGGAGAAACCGACTACTCGCCGAGTTTCGTCCGGCTGATGCCGACCGAGGCGGGCGTGATGATGAGCTGATCGTCGGCCTTCTGGACGATGTCGCCCCCGACCTCGCGGGTGATCTCCTGGAGGTCCTGCGTGATGCGCTCCATC belongs to Halococcus qingdaonensis and includes:
- a CDS encoding DUF5611 family protein, translating into MREYKMRRGEHLDERIPDMETTVEEYFGPPTATKEYEGSDLYVVEDPENAVFERIVAGTVEYGSKKDTLAVHFEERPAEEVIAEGNADAAADAVDAKNDFLLEATGRDAKSRRESMKRTVEDDAETPDNV